A window from Rana temporaria chromosome 8, aRanTem1.1, whole genome shotgun sequence encodes these proteins:
- the ANXA11 gene encoding annexin A11 produces the protein MSYPGYPSMGGFPPIPTGNNPWGVPGNPAPIGLDVSGFSQQYNPQQYMAGPPAGFGGMNPPQAGYPSAPGGGYPAAPGGGYPSAPGGGYPSAPGGGYPSAPGGGYPSAPGGGYPSAPGGGYPSAPGGYPSAPGGGYPSAPGSGYPSAPGGSYPPATDGGYGAPQQPQAPGFGMYPAPGGGPQPGMPGFDTEYPGQPSQAPGQPPATYPGQQPTPSYPQAPAVNPSVPQYPSLPSVSPIPPLKAGKGTITDAPNFDALRDAEVLRKAMKGFGTDEKAIIECLGSRSSKQRQQISLSFKTAYGKDLIKDLKSELSGNFEKTILAMMKAPALYDAYELYEAIKGAGTDEECLIEILASRSNEQIHEINRVYKTEFKKTLEQALKSDTSGHFERLLVSLCQGNRDESSNVDMSLVQRDVQELYAAGEKRMGTDESKFNAILCTRSRAHLNAVCYEYQRTYNRELEKSICREMSGDLERGMVAVVKCLKNLPAFFAERLNKAMKGAGTKDKTLIRIMVSRSEVDLLDIRQEYKRMYGKSLYTDITGDTSGDYRKILLKLCNGTD, from the exons GAAACAACCCCTGGGGAGTGCCCGGTAACCCTGCTCCTATTGGGCTGGATGTGTCAGGCTTCTCTCAGCAGTACAACCCTCAGCAGTATATG gcaGGTCCACCAGCTGGATTTGGAGGCATGAACCCACCACAAGCAGGCTATCCTTCTGCACCTGGCGGCGGCTACCCCGCTGCACCTGGCGGCGGCTACCCCTCTGCACCTGGCGGCGGCTACCCTTCTGCACCTGGCGGCGGCTACCCTTCTGCACCTGGCGGCGGCTACCCTTCTGCACCTGGCGGCGGCTACCCTTCTGCACCTGGCGGTGGCTACCCTTCTGCACCTGGTGGTTACCCCTCTGCACCTGGCGGCGGCTACCCCTCTGCACCTGGCAGCGGCTACCCCTCTGCACCTGGCGGCAGTTACCCCCCCGCAACTGATGGTGGCTATGGGGCACCACAGCAGCCTCAAGCACCAGGCTTTGGCATGTATCCTGCTCCAGGGGGTGGACCACAGCCTGGGATGCCCGGATTTGATACAGAATACCCAGGACAGCCATCACAAGCCCCAGGTCAGCCACCAGCAACATACCCTGGTCAGCAACCAACTCCAAGTTATCCACAGGCTCCAGCAGTTAATCCCTCTGTACCACAATACCCATCTCTGCCATCAGTGAGCCCTATTCCCCCACTTAAG GCTGGAAAGGGTACCATTACCGATGCACCAAACTTTGATGCCCTCAGAGATGCAGAGGTGCTCAGGAAGGCCATGAAAGGATTTG GAACCGatgagaaggccatcattgaatGTCTGGGAAGCCGGTCAAGCAAACAGAGGCAACAGATCAGCTTGTCCTTCAAAACTGCCTATGGAAAG GATTTGATAAAGGACTTGAAGTCTGAGCTCTCTGGAAACTTTGAAAAGACAATCCTGGCTATGATGAAAGCACCAGCTTTATATGATGCATATGAGCTTTATGAAGCAATAAAA ggtgCTGGTACAGACGAGGAATGTCTAATTGAAATTCTTGCATCTCGGTCAAATGAGCAGATACATGAAATCAACCGTGTATACAAAACAG AGTTTAAGAAGACCCTGGAGCAAGCATTGAAGAGTGATACTTCTGGCCACTTTGAGCGGCTACTTGTTTCACTGTGTCAG GGCAACAGAGATGAGAGCTCTAATGTAGACATGTCCCTGGTCCAACGCGATGTACAG GAGCTGTATGCTGCAGGAGAAAAACGCATGGGGACCGATGAGTCCAAATTTAATGCCATTCTTTGTACACGCAGCAGAGCACATCTGAATGCAG tgtgtTATGAATATCAGAGAACGTACAACCGAGAGCTGGAGAAGAGCATCTGCCGGGAAATGTCTGGGGATCTGGAGAGGGGAATGGTTGCAGTAG taaaATGCCTTAAAAACTTGCCAGCATTCTTTGCAGAACGACTCAACAAAGCAATGAAG GGTGCTGGGACAAAAGATAAAACCCTGATTCGTATCATGGTATCCCGTAGCGAAGTAGATTTGCTGGATATCCGCCAGGAGTACAAGAGGATGTATGGAAAGTCACTGTACACAGATATCACG GGCGACACATCTGGAGATTACAGGAAAATCCTACTGAAGCTTTGCAATGGCACTGACTAA